The Equus caballus isolate H_3958 breed thoroughbred chromosome 12, TB-T2T, whole genome shotgun sequence genome contains a region encoding:
- the CDC42BPG gene encoding serine/threonine-protein kinase MRCK gamma isoform X11, which translates to MEQRRRALEELARGEAGGGPGLDGLLDLLLGLHHELSSAPLRRERNVAQFLSWASPFVTKVKELRLQRDDFEILKVIGRGAFGEVAVVRQRDSGQIFAMKMLHKWEMLKRAETACFREERDVLVKGDSRWVTALHYAFQDEEYLYLVMDYYAGGDLLTLLSRFEDRLPPELAQFYLAEMVLAIHSLHQLGYVHRDVKPDNVLLDMNGHIRLADFGSCLRLNNSGMVDSSVAVGTPDYISPEILQAMEEGKGHYGPQCDWWSLGVCAYELLFGETPFYAESLVETYGKIMNHEDHLQFPPDVPDVPASARDLIRQLLCHQEERLGRRGLDDFRNHPFFEGVDWERLATSTAPYIPELRGPMDTSNFDVDDDTLNHPGTLPPPSHGTFSGHHLPFVGFTYTSSSPSPESSSEQVAALEQRLRCLEQEKTELSRKLQEALQMPSDHRELEQLRKEVQTLQDRLSEMLRESKAPVSQTEGSPGQHSDLQQERDRLLQELAEAQTRLQMQEQELGRAQGRQEELLQRLQEAQEREASTASQTQALNSQLEEARDARRELQAQVATLSREVRRLQRDQERSLEKEPSQVKTVHTTSETNGTGSPKSRPQEAQLRKEVAALRVQLEQARSHGPSGKEEALCRLQEENRRLSQEQERLVEELERELQSKQRLEGERQESESNWEAQLADILSWVNDEKVSRGYLQALATKMAEELESLRNVGTQTLPTRPLDHQWKARRLQKMEASARLELQSALEAEIRAKQSLQERLTQAQEAQLQAESRLQEAEKQNQSLKQELAALREELRARGPGDTKPSNSLIPFLSFRSSEKDPAKDPGISGEAPRPGSEPELRPEGRRSLRLGAVFPRAPAATTAATEGPPAKPGSHTLRPRSFPSPTKCLRCASLMVGLGRQGLGCDACGYFCHSTCAPQAPPCPVPPDLLHVALGVHPETGTGTAYEGFLSVPRPSGVRRGWQRVFAALSDSRLLLFDAPDPRLSPASGALLQALDLRDPQFSATPVLASDVIHAQSKDLPRIFRVTASQLTVPPATCTVLLLAESEGERERWLQVLGELQRLLLDTRPQPRPVYTLKEAYDNGLPLLPHALCAAIIGSQQLCEKDQERLALGTEEGLFVIHLHSNDIFQVGECRRVQRLAVSPTAGLLVVLCGRGPSVRLFALAELESTEVAGAKIPESRGCQVLAAGRILQARTPVLCVAVKRQVLCYQLGPGPGPWQHRIRELQAPAPVQSLGLLGDRLCVGAAGAFALYPLLNEAAPLALGADLVPEELPPSRGGLGEALGAVELSLNEFLLLFTTAGVYVDGAGRKSRIHELLWPAVPTGWGYAAPYLTVFSENSIDVFDVRKAEWVQTVPLKKVRPLNPEGSLFLYGTEKVRLTYLRNRLAEKDEFDIPDLTDNSRRQLFRTKSKRRFFFRVSEEQRQQQRREMLKDPFVRSKLISSPTNFNHLVHMGPMDGKPSARNPPRAPEEKGRGSRSSGPQRPHSFSEASRRPASMGSDGLAGDADPKVKRKPWTSLSSESVSCPQGSLSPAASLTQVSERPRSLPPAPEPESSP; encoded by the exons CCAGCCCCTTCGTCACGAAGGTGAAAGAGCTGCGGCTGCAGAGAGATGACTTTGAGATCTTGAAGGTGATCGGCCGAGGGGCCTTCGGGGAG GTCGCCGTGGTGAGGCAGAGGGACAGCGGGCAGATTTTTGCCATGAAAATGCTGCACAAATGGGAGATGCTGAAGAGGGCCGAG ACAGCCTGTTTCCGGGAGGAGCGGGACGTGCTGGTGAAGGGGGACAGCCGCTGGGTGACTGCTCTGCATTACGCCTTCCAAGACGAGGAGTACCTG TACCTCGTGATGGACTACTACGCTGGTGGGGACCTCCTCACTCTGCTGAGCCGCTTCGAGGACCGCCTCCCGCCCGAGCTGGCCCAGTTCTACCTGGCTGAGATGGTGCTGGCCATCCACTCACTGCACCAGCTGGGCTATGTCCACAG ggATGTCAAGCCGGACAATGTCCTGTTGGATATGAATGGACACATCCGCCTGGCTGACTTTGGCTCCTGCCTGCGTCTCAACAACAGTGGCATG GTGGATTCATCGGTGGCAGTGGGGACCCCTGACTACATCTCCCCTGAGATCCTGCAGGCCATGGAGGAGGGCAAGGGCCACTACGGCCCACAATGCGACTGGTGGTCGCTGGGAGTCTGCGCCTACGAGCTGCTCTTTGGGGAGACGCCCTTCTATGCTGAATCCCTGGTGGAAACCTACGGCAAGATCATGAACCATGAG GACCACCTGCAGTTTCCCCCGGATGTGCCCGACGTGCCGGCCAGCGCGAGAGACCTGATCCGCcagctgctgtgccaccaggaggAGCGACTGGGCCGCAGAGGGCTGGACGACTTCCGGAACCACCCTTTCTTCGAAGGTGTGGACTGGGAGCGGCTGGCGACCAGCACTGCCCCCTACATCCCTGAGCTCCGTGGGCCCATGGACACCTCCAACTTCGACGTGGATGATGACACCCTCAACCATCCA gggACCCTGCCACCACCCTCCCATGGGACCTTCTCCGGCCACCACCTGCCATTTGTGGGCTTCACCTACACctcgagcag TCCCAGCCCTGAGAGCAGCTCCGAGCAGGTGGCTGCCCTGGAGCAGAGGCTCCGTTGTCTGGAGCAGGAGAAGACGGAGCTGAGCCGGAAGCTCCAAG AGGCCCTGCAGATGCCCTCGGACCACCGGGAGCTGGAGCAGCTGCGGAAGGAGGTGCAGACTCTACAGGACAGGCTGTCAG AGATGCTGAGGGAAAGCAAGGCCCCCGTGTCTCAGACGGAGGGTAGCCCAGGCCAGCACAGTGACCTTCAGCAGGAGAGAGACCGGCTCCTCCAG gaGCTGGCCGAGGCTCAGACAAGGCTGCAGATGCAGGAGCAGGAGCTGGGCAGAGCCCAGGGGCGGCAGGAGGAGCTGCTCCAGAGGCTGcaggaagcccaggagagagaggcATCCACAGCCAGCCAGACCCAGGCCCTGAACTCCCAGCTGGAGGAGGCCCGGGATGCCCGGAGGGAG CTGCAGGCCCAGGTGGCCACCCTGAGCCGGGAGGTGAGGCGGCTCCAGAGAGATCAGGAGCGAAGCCTTGAGAAGGAGCCATCCCAGGTCAAG ACCGTCCACACCACCTCCGAGACCAACGGCACGGGCTCGCCCAAGAGCAGGCCTCAAGAAGCCCAGCTCAGGAAGGAGGTGGCCGCCCTGCGTGTGCAGCTGGAGCAGGCCCGCAGCCACGG GCCGAGCGGGAAGGAGGAGGCTCTGTGCCGGCTGCAGGAGGAGAACCGGCGGCTGAGCCAGGAGCAGGAGCGG CTGGTGGAAGAGCTGGAACGGGAGCTGCAGAGTAAGCAGCGGCTGGAGGGCGAGCGGCAGGAGTCAGAAAGCAACTGGGAGGCCCAGCTCGCCGACATCCTCAGCTG GGTGAATGATGAGAAGGTCTCCAGAGGCTACCTACAGGCCCTGGCCACCAAGATGGCCGAGGAGCTGGAGTCCCTGCGGAATGTGGGCACCCAGACGCTCCCCACCCGGCCACTG GACCACCAGTGGAAGGCACGGCGGCTGCAGAAGATGGAGGCCTCGGCCAGGCTGGAACTGCAGTCGGCACTGGAGGCCGAGATCCGGGCCAAGCAGAGCCTGCAGGAGCGGCTGACGCAGGCGCAGGAGGCCCAGCTGCAGGCCGAGAG CCGTCTGCAGGAGGCCGAGAAGCAGAACCAGAGCCTGAAGCAGGAGCTGGCTGCACTTCGGGAGGAGCTGCGAGCCCGCGGGCCAGGAG ACACCAAGCCCTCAAACTCGCTGATTCCCTTCCTGTCCTTCCGGAGTTCAGAG AAGGATCCCGCCAAGGACCCTGGCATCTCAGGAGAGGCCCCGAGGCCGGGGTCGGAACCGGAGCTGAGGCCGGAGGGCCGCCGCAGCCTGCGCCTGGGG GCTGTGTTCCCCAGAGCGCCTGCTGCCACCACAGCTGCTACAGAAGGCCCTCCCGCAAAG cctggctcccACACGCTGCGCCCCCGGAGCTTCCCGTCCCCCACCAAGTGTCTCCGCTGCGCCTCGCTGATGGTGGGCCTGGGCCGCCAAGGCCTGGGCTGTGATG CCTGCGGCTACTTCTGTCACTCAACTTGTGCCCCACAGGCCCCACCCTGCCCCGTGCCCCCTGACCTTCTCCACGTGGCCCTGGGAGTGCACCCCGAAACGGGCACGGGCACTGCCTATGAGGGCTTCCTGTCG GTGCCTCGACCCTCGGGTGTCCGGCGGGGCTGGCAGCGGGTGTTCGCTGCCCTCAGTGACTCACGCCTGCTGCTGTTTGACGCCCCGGACCCGCGGCTCAGCCCAGCCAGCGGGGCCCTCCTGCAGGCACTGGATCTGAG GGACCCCCAGTTCTCTGCCACCCCTGTCCTGGCCTCTGATGTGATCCATGCCCAATCCAAGGACCTGCCACGCATCTTTAGG GTGACGGCGTCCCAGCTGACGGTGCCACCTGCCACGTGCACCGTGCTGCTGCTGGCGGAGAGCGAGGGCGAGCGGGAGCGCTGGCTGCAGGTGCTGGGCGAGCTGCAGCGGCTGCTGCTGGACACGCGGCCACAGCCCCGGCCTGTGTACACGCTCAAGGAGGCCTACGACAATGGGCTGCCCCTGCTGCCGCACGCGCTCTGCGCCGCCATCATCG GctcacagcagctctgtgagAAAG aCCAGGAACGGCTTGCTCTGGGCACTGAGGAAGGGCTGTTTGTGATCCACCTGCACAGCAACG ACATCTTCCAGGTGGGCGAGTGCCGGCGGGTGCAGCGGCTGGCCGTGAGCCCCACTGCGGGCCTTCTGGTCGTGCTGTGCGGCCGTGGCCCCAGCGTGCGCCTCTtcgccctggctgagctggagagCACGGAGGTGGCGGGCGCCAAGATCCCCGAGTCTCGAGGCTGCCAGGTGCTGGCAGCCGGACGCATCCTGCAGGCCCGCACCCCCGTGCTCTGTGTGGCCGTCAAGCGCCAGGTGCTGTGTTACCAGCTGGGTCCGGGCCCAGGGCCCTGGCAGCACCGCATCCGTGAGCTGCAGGCACCGGCCCCTGTGCAGAGCCTCGGGCTGCTGGGCGACCGGCTGTGCGTGGGTGCGGCGGGTGCCTTTGCGCTCTACCCGCTGCTCAACGAGGCTGCACCTTTAGCTCTGGGGGCCGATCTGGTGCCTGAGGAGCTGCCACCATCCCGTGGGGGCCTGGGCGAGGCTCTGGGCGCTGTGGAACTCAGCCTCAACGAGTTCCTGCTGCTCTTCACCACCGCCGGGGTCTACGTGGACGGTGCCGGCCGCAAGTCTCGCATCCATGAGCTGCTGTGGCCAGCAGTGCCCACGGGCTGGG GTTACGCAGCCCCCTACCTGACAGTGTTCAGTGAGAACTCCATCGATGTGTTTGACGTCAGGAAAGCAGAGTGGGTCCAGACGGTGCCACTCAAGAAG GTGCGACCCCTGAACCCAGAGGGCTCCCTGTTCCTCTATGGCACCGAGAAGGTCCGCCTGACCTACCTCAGGAACCGGCTGGCAG AGAAGGACGAGTTCGACATCCCCGATCTCACCGACAACAGCCGGCGCCAGCTGTTCCGTACCAAGAGCAAGCGCCGCTTCTTCTTCCGCGTGTCGGAggagcagcggcagcagcagcgcAG GGAGATGCTGAAGGACCCTTTTGTGCGCTCCAAGCTCATCTCATCGCCCACCAACTTCAACCACCTGGTGCACATGGGCCCTATGGACGGGAAGCCCAGCGCCAGGAACCCGCCCCGG GCTCCGGAAGAGAAGGGCCGAGGGTCCCGCAGCTCCGGCCCGCAGCGGCCCCACAGCTTCTCGGAGGCCTCGCGGCGCCCAGCGTCCATGGGCAGCGACGGCCTTGCCGGAGACGCGGACCCCA AAGTGAAGAGGAAGCCTTGGACATCTCTCTCCAGCGAGTCCGTGTCCTGCCCCCAGGGATCTCTGAGCCCGGCAGCCTCCCTGACACAG gtcTCAGAACGGCCCCGGAGCCTCCCGCCCGCCCCTGAACCAGAGAGCTCCCCTTGA
- the CDC42BPG gene encoding serine/threonine-protein kinase MRCK gamma isoform X12 has protein sequence MEQRRRALEELARGEAGGGPGLDGLLDLLLGLHHELSSAPLRRERNVAQFLSWASPFVTKVKELRLQRDDFEILKVIGRGAFGEVAVVRQRDSGQIFAMKMLHKWEMLKRAETACFREERDVLVKGDSRWVTALHYAFQDEEYLYLVMDYYAGGDLLTLLSRFEDRLPPELAQFYLAEMVLAIHSLHQLGYVHRDVKPDNVLLDMNGHIRLADFGSCLRLNNSGMVDSSVAVGTPDYISPEILQAMEEGKGHYGPQCDWWSLGVCAYELLFGETPFYAESLVETYGKIMNHEDHLQFPPDVPDVPASARDLIRQLLCHQEERLGRRGLDDFRNHPFFEGVDWERLATSTAPYIPELRGPMDTSNFDVDDDTLNHPGTLPPPSHGTFSGHHLPFVGFTYTSSSPSPESSSEQVAALEQRLRCLEQEKTELSRKLQEALQMPSDHRELEQLRKEVQTLQDRLSEMLRESKAPVSQTEGSPGQHSDLQQERDRLLQELAEAQTRLQMQEQELGRAQGRQEELLQRLQEAQEREASTASQTQALNSQLEEARDARRELQAQVATLSREVRRLQRDQERSLEKEPSQVKTVHTTSETNGTGSPKSRPQEAQLRKEVAALRVQLEQARSHGPSGKEEALCRLQEENRRLSQEQERLVEELERELQSKQRLEGERQESESNWEAQLADILSWVNDEKVSRGYLQALATKMAEELESLRNVGTQTLPTRPLDHQWKARRLQKMEASARLELQSALEAEIRAKQSLQERLTQAQEAQLQAESRLQEAEKQNQSLKQELAALREELRARGPGDTKPSNSLIPFLSFRSSEKDPAKDPGISGEAPRPGSEPELRPEGRRSLRLGAVFPRAPAATTAATEGPPAKPGSHTLRPRSFPSPTKCLRCASLMVGLGRQGLGCDACGYFCHSTCAPQAPPCPVPPDLLHVALGVHPETGTGTAYEGFLSVPRPSGVRRGWQRVFAALSDSRLLLFDAPDPRLSPASGALLQALDLRDPQFSATPVLASDVIHAQSKDLPRIFRVTASQLTVPPATCTVLLLAESEGERERWLQVLGELQRLLLDTRPQPRPVYTLKEAYDNGLPLLPHALCAAIIGSQQLCEKDQERLALGTEEGLFVIHLHSNDIFQVGECRRVQRLAVSPTAGLLVVLCGRGPSVRLFALAELESTEVAGAKIPESRGCQVLAAGRILQARTPVLCVAVKRQVLCYQLGPGPGPWQHRIRELQAPAPVQSLGLLGDRLCVGAAGAFALYPLLNEAAPLALGADLVPEELPPSRGGLGEALGAVELSLNEFLLLFTTAGVYVDGAGRKSRIHELLWPAVPTGWGYAAPYLTVFSENSIDVFDVRKAEWVQTVPLKKVRPLNPEGSLFLYGTEKVRLTYLRNRLAEKDEFDIPDLTDNSRRQLFRTKSKRRFFFRVSEEQRQQQRREMLKDPFVRSKLISSPTNFNHLVHMGPMDGKPSARNPPRAPEEKGRGSRSSGPQRPHSFSEASRRPASMGSDGLAGDADPMKRKPWTSLSSESVSCPQGSLSPAASLTQVSERPRSLPPAPEPESSP, from the exons CCAGCCCCTTCGTCACGAAGGTGAAAGAGCTGCGGCTGCAGAGAGATGACTTTGAGATCTTGAAGGTGATCGGCCGAGGGGCCTTCGGGGAG GTCGCCGTGGTGAGGCAGAGGGACAGCGGGCAGATTTTTGCCATGAAAATGCTGCACAAATGGGAGATGCTGAAGAGGGCCGAG ACAGCCTGTTTCCGGGAGGAGCGGGACGTGCTGGTGAAGGGGGACAGCCGCTGGGTGACTGCTCTGCATTACGCCTTCCAAGACGAGGAGTACCTG TACCTCGTGATGGACTACTACGCTGGTGGGGACCTCCTCACTCTGCTGAGCCGCTTCGAGGACCGCCTCCCGCCCGAGCTGGCCCAGTTCTACCTGGCTGAGATGGTGCTGGCCATCCACTCACTGCACCAGCTGGGCTATGTCCACAG ggATGTCAAGCCGGACAATGTCCTGTTGGATATGAATGGACACATCCGCCTGGCTGACTTTGGCTCCTGCCTGCGTCTCAACAACAGTGGCATG GTGGATTCATCGGTGGCAGTGGGGACCCCTGACTACATCTCCCCTGAGATCCTGCAGGCCATGGAGGAGGGCAAGGGCCACTACGGCCCACAATGCGACTGGTGGTCGCTGGGAGTCTGCGCCTACGAGCTGCTCTTTGGGGAGACGCCCTTCTATGCTGAATCCCTGGTGGAAACCTACGGCAAGATCATGAACCATGAG GACCACCTGCAGTTTCCCCCGGATGTGCCCGACGTGCCGGCCAGCGCGAGAGACCTGATCCGCcagctgctgtgccaccaggaggAGCGACTGGGCCGCAGAGGGCTGGACGACTTCCGGAACCACCCTTTCTTCGAAGGTGTGGACTGGGAGCGGCTGGCGACCAGCACTGCCCCCTACATCCCTGAGCTCCGTGGGCCCATGGACACCTCCAACTTCGACGTGGATGATGACACCCTCAACCATCCA gggACCCTGCCACCACCCTCCCATGGGACCTTCTCCGGCCACCACCTGCCATTTGTGGGCTTCACCTACACctcgagcag TCCCAGCCCTGAGAGCAGCTCCGAGCAGGTGGCTGCCCTGGAGCAGAGGCTCCGTTGTCTGGAGCAGGAGAAGACGGAGCTGAGCCGGAAGCTCCAAG AGGCCCTGCAGATGCCCTCGGACCACCGGGAGCTGGAGCAGCTGCGGAAGGAGGTGCAGACTCTACAGGACAGGCTGTCAG AGATGCTGAGGGAAAGCAAGGCCCCCGTGTCTCAGACGGAGGGTAGCCCAGGCCAGCACAGTGACCTTCAGCAGGAGAGAGACCGGCTCCTCCAG gaGCTGGCCGAGGCTCAGACAAGGCTGCAGATGCAGGAGCAGGAGCTGGGCAGAGCCCAGGGGCGGCAGGAGGAGCTGCTCCAGAGGCTGcaggaagcccaggagagagaggcATCCACAGCCAGCCAGACCCAGGCCCTGAACTCCCAGCTGGAGGAGGCCCGGGATGCCCGGAGGGAG CTGCAGGCCCAGGTGGCCACCCTGAGCCGGGAGGTGAGGCGGCTCCAGAGAGATCAGGAGCGAAGCCTTGAGAAGGAGCCATCCCAGGTCAAG ACCGTCCACACCACCTCCGAGACCAACGGCACGGGCTCGCCCAAGAGCAGGCCTCAAGAAGCCCAGCTCAGGAAGGAGGTGGCCGCCCTGCGTGTGCAGCTGGAGCAGGCCCGCAGCCACGG GCCGAGCGGGAAGGAGGAGGCTCTGTGCCGGCTGCAGGAGGAGAACCGGCGGCTGAGCCAGGAGCAGGAGCGG CTGGTGGAAGAGCTGGAACGGGAGCTGCAGAGTAAGCAGCGGCTGGAGGGCGAGCGGCAGGAGTCAGAAAGCAACTGGGAGGCCCAGCTCGCCGACATCCTCAGCTG GGTGAATGATGAGAAGGTCTCCAGAGGCTACCTACAGGCCCTGGCCACCAAGATGGCCGAGGAGCTGGAGTCCCTGCGGAATGTGGGCACCCAGACGCTCCCCACCCGGCCACTG GACCACCAGTGGAAGGCACGGCGGCTGCAGAAGATGGAGGCCTCGGCCAGGCTGGAACTGCAGTCGGCACTGGAGGCCGAGATCCGGGCCAAGCAGAGCCTGCAGGAGCGGCTGACGCAGGCGCAGGAGGCCCAGCTGCAGGCCGAGAG CCGTCTGCAGGAGGCCGAGAAGCAGAACCAGAGCCTGAAGCAGGAGCTGGCTGCACTTCGGGAGGAGCTGCGAGCCCGCGGGCCAGGAG ACACCAAGCCCTCAAACTCGCTGATTCCCTTCCTGTCCTTCCGGAGTTCAGAG AAGGATCCCGCCAAGGACCCTGGCATCTCAGGAGAGGCCCCGAGGCCGGGGTCGGAACCGGAGCTGAGGCCGGAGGGCCGCCGCAGCCTGCGCCTGGGG GCTGTGTTCCCCAGAGCGCCTGCTGCCACCACAGCTGCTACAGAAGGCCCTCCCGCAAAG cctggctcccACACGCTGCGCCCCCGGAGCTTCCCGTCCCCCACCAAGTGTCTCCGCTGCGCCTCGCTGATGGTGGGCCTGGGCCGCCAAGGCCTGGGCTGTGATG CCTGCGGCTACTTCTGTCACTCAACTTGTGCCCCACAGGCCCCACCCTGCCCCGTGCCCCCTGACCTTCTCCACGTGGCCCTGGGAGTGCACCCCGAAACGGGCACGGGCACTGCCTATGAGGGCTTCCTGTCG GTGCCTCGACCCTCGGGTGTCCGGCGGGGCTGGCAGCGGGTGTTCGCTGCCCTCAGTGACTCACGCCTGCTGCTGTTTGACGCCCCGGACCCGCGGCTCAGCCCAGCCAGCGGGGCCCTCCTGCAGGCACTGGATCTGAG GGACCCCCAGTTCTCTGCCACCCCTGTCCTGGCCTCTGATGTGATCCATGCCCAATCCAAGGACCTGCCACGCATCTTTAGG GTGACGGCGTCCCAGCTGACGGTGCCACCTGCCACGTGCACCGTGCTGCTGCTGGCGGAGAGCGAGGGCGAGCGGGAGCGCTGGCTGCAGGTGCTGGGCGAGCTGCAGCGGCTGCTGCTGGACACGCGGCCACAGCCCCGGCCTGTGTACACGCTCAAGGAGGCCTACGACAATGGGCTGCCCCTGCTGCCGCACGCGCTCTGCGCCGCCATCATCG GctcacagcagctctgtgagAAAG aCCAGGAACGGCTTGCTCTGGGCACTGAGGAAGGGCTGTTTGTGATCCACCTGCACAGCAACG ACATCTTCCAGGTGGGCGAGTGCCGGCGGGTGCAGCGGCTGGCCGTGAGCCCCACTGCGGGCCTTCTGGTCGTGCTGTGCGGCCGTGGCCCCAGCGTGCGCCTCTtcgccctggctgagctggagagCACGGAGGTGGCGGGCGCCAAGATCCCCGAGTCTCGAGGCTGCCAGGTGCTGGCAGCCGGACGCATCCTGCAGGCCCGCACCCCCGTGCTCTGTGTGGCCGTCAAGCGCCAGGTGCTGTGTTACCAGCTGGGTCCGGGCCCAGGGCCCTGGCAGCACCGCATCCGTGAGCTGCAGGCACCGGCCCCTGTGCAGAGCCTCGGGCTGCTGGGCGACCGGCTGTGCGTGGGTGCGGCGGGTGCCTTTGCGCTCTACCCGCTGCTCAACGAGGCTGCACCTTTAGCTCTGGGGGCCGATCTGGTGCCTGAGGAGCTGCCACCATCCCGTGGGGGCCTGGGCGAGGCTCTGGGCGCTGTGGAACTCAGCCTCAACGAGTTCCTGCTGCTCTTCACCACCGCCGGGGTCTACGTGGACGGTGCCGGCCGCAAGTCTCGCATCCATGAGCTGCTGTGGCCAGCAGTGCCCACGGGCTGGG GTTACGCAGCCCCCTACCTGACAGTGTTCAGTGAGAACTCCATCGATGTGTTTGACGTCAGGAAAGCAGAGTGGGTCCAGACGGTGCCACTCAAGAAG GTGCGACCCCTGAACCCAGAGGGCTCCCTGTTCCTCTATGGCACCGAGAAGGTCCGCCTGACCTACCTCAGGAACCGGCTGGCAG AGAAGGACGAGTTCGACATCCCCGATCTCACCGACAACAGCCGGCGCCAGCTGTTCCGTACCAAGAGCAAGCGCCGCTTCTTCTTCCGCGTGTCGGAggagcagcggcagcagcagcgcAG GGAGATGCTGAAGGACCCTTTTGTGCGCTCCAAGCTCATCTCATCGCCCACCAACTTCAACCACCTGGTGCACATGGGCCCTATGGACGGGAAGCCCAGCGCCAGGAACCCGCCCCGG GCTCCGGAAGAGAAGGGCCGAGGGTCCCGCAGCTCCGGCCCGCAGCGGCCCCACAGCTTCTCGGAGGCCTCGCGGCGCCCAGCGTCCATGGGCAGCGACGGCCTTGCCGGAGACGCGGACCCCA TGAAGAGGAAGCCTTGGACATCTCTCTCCAGCGAGTCCGTGTCCTGCCCCCAGGGATCTCTGAGCCCGGCAGCCTCCCTGACACAG gtcTCAGAACGGCCCCGGAGCCTCCCGCCCGCCCCTGAACCAGAGAGCTCCCCTTGA